One genomic window of Melopsittacus undulatus isolate bMelUnd1 chromosome 15, bMelUnd1.mat.Z, whole genome shotgun sequence includes the following:
- the BTG4 gene encoding protein BTG4 → MLRFKMKDEIAVTVFFITRLVKKEDKLSKHKVEKFAAKLTAVLFEKYKNHWYLDNPSRGQAFRCIRINKHQTRDPLLEQACVQSNVDFNKLGLPKEMTLWVDPFEVCCRYGEKNQPFTIAHFEGEENPELPQQISRAVERAAQDYHSGISSDEESLNRKPKAIPTVSNPNSVYQFSDYYRAPIQPWSQYLHRKTYMTDGSNYIQHRGHRFYRSTAAFSGPYVDRYHWVNPNR, encoded by the exons ATGcttagatttaaaatgaaagatgaaattgCTGTCACAGTCTTCTTCATCACAAGGCTagtgaaaaaggaagataagTTGAGCAAGCATAAAGTGGAGAAGTTTGCAGCTAAGCTGACAGCAGTACTCTTTGAAAAGTATAAGAATCACTGGTACTTGGACAATCCATCCAGAGGGCAAGCTTTCAG GTGTATAAGAATAAACAAGCACCAGACAAGAGATCCACTGCTGGAGCAAGCTTGTGTGCAGAGTAATGTGGACTTCAATAAGCTTGGTTTGCCAAAAGAGATGACACTATGGGTTGATCCTTTTGAGGTGTGTTGCAG ATATGGAGAGAAGAATCAGCCCTTCACAATTGCGCACTTTGAGGGAGAGGAGAACCCAGAACTTCCTCAGCAGATCAGCCGTGCTGTTGAGAGAGCAGCACAAGACTATCATTCTGGCATCTCTTCAGATGAGGAGAGTCTCAACAGGAAGCCGAAAGCTATCCCTACTGTCAGTAATCCTAACAGTGTTTACCAG TTCAGTGACTACTACAGGGCACCCATACAGCCCTGGTCCCAGTATCTTCATAGGAAGACCTATATGACTGATGGCTCAAATTATATCCAACACAGGGGTCACAGGTTCTACAGATCAACAGCTGCGTTCTCGGGACCATATGTTGATAGATACCACTGGGTCAACCCCAATCGGTAG